GAATTGCCCCGATTAAACCCGTGACGAATATCCCGGTTAAGCCCGAGCGTTCATTCAGCCAGGCAGAAAATTTTTGTGGCGGCATTAATCCTAACACCAAACCGATCAGCACAACGACCATCAGGATTGAGGGCAACATCTTGAAGAACGAACGCAGAGCGACGGTAAGCGCCTGACGGGTTTTATCCCGATTGACGAACCAGGCCGCTATCAGCCCAACAATTGCCAGCAGGTTAATTAAAAGAGCGGTGCTCACGACTTTCAACTTGTTCCTGCTTTCAGTTTTCGGTACAGGTTGCCTAATTTTCCCTCGAAAATCCCGCGAATCGTGTCCTCGTCCTTTTTCAACGGATAAGAGGTGATTAAATCCAGCACCTGCTCATCGGCTAAATCAGAACTGAACAAAGTTTCGACGGCTCCGTTCAGCATGACGGAAATCGCCTGACGAGCAGAAGCCGCATCGAGCCCAAATTCCTGCGCCAACCGCAGGAGTTCCAGCCACTGAAACCAGAAGTAGGTTGGTCCCATACCGGTGACCATGGCATAAGCCTCAAGGTCTTTCTCCGGGACTTCCGGCGCCGTTCCCCAATTAGCAAATAAAGCTTGCAGTGCGGCTCTTTCATCAGACGATAATGCTTCTGAGAAAAATACCGGATTGTAGCCCATGCCAATTATTGATGGCGCATTCGGAATCATGCGCCCGATGCGAGAAAAACCGCCCAGTAAATTGGACAACTTTTGTACTGTAACCGTCGGCAGAAGCGAAATTAAAACGGCATCTGGAGGCAAAGCTTCTCGAATTTCAGCGGCAATTTCGGCGATAACCGGCGGATGTACTGCCAGAAAAATCAATTCCGCTTGTGCGGTCTCCCAATTACTTTTGACAGATTGAATACACTGCGGGGCAATTGCGGTTAGCTTTTGCAGATGACTCGCATCCGGATCGCTGACGAGTACTTTTTCAGGAAGAGCAGACCGGCGTTTCAAACCGGTCAGTAACAAATGAGTAACCCGTCCGCCACCAATGAATCCCATTTGATGGGTTTTAAGCATGTTTACCTCCTTCGGGATTTAATGAAGACCGGCTTATTTCTCTCCGATCTTCAATTTGCCCTCATCCTTGAGTTGCTT
This region of Patescibacteria group bacterium genomic DNA includes:
- a CDS encoding NAD(P)-binding domain-containing protein, whose product is MLKTHQMGFIGGGRVTHLLLTGLKRRSALPEKVLVSDPDASHLQKLTAIAPQCIQSVKSNWETAQAELIFLAVHPPVIAEIAAEIREALPPDAVLISLLPTVTVQKLSNLLGGFSRIGRMIPNAPSIIGMGYNPVFFSEALSSDERAALQALFANWGTAPEVPEKDLEAYAMVTGMGPTYFWFQWLELLRLAQEFGLDAASARQAISVMLNGAVETLFSSDLADEQVLDLITSYPLKKDEDTIRGIFEGKLGNLYRKLKAGTS
- a CDS encoding permease; translation: MSTALLINLLAIVGLIAAWFVNRDKTRQALTVALRSFFKMLPSILMVVVLIGLVLGLMPPQKFSAWLNERSGLTGIFVTGLIGAILHIPAIIAFPLAGTLLKSGIAVSIIATFITTLTMIGVVTLPLEMKELGRRFALLRNGLSFIAALVIGWLMGIIL